One region of Duncaniella freteri genomic DNA includes:
- a CDS encoding addiction module toxin RelE, giving the protein MKRHRSLKTDLGVLVSLLGENPFQGDELSPGIRKIRMAISSKGRGESGGARVITFTILASEEQGAVYLIDIYDKADYSTVDVSAIRSMVPDI; this is encoded by the coding sequence ATGAAGCGTCATCGTTCATTAAAGACGGATCTTGGGGTGCTTGTTTCTTTATTAGGTGAAAATCCTTTTCAGGGTGATGAGCTAAGCCCCGGTATCCGTAAGATTCGTATGGCTATATCATCAAAAGGGCGTGGTGAGTCAGGTGGTGCACGTGTGATAACGTTTACAATACTTGCGTCCGAGGAGCAAGGGGCCGTTTACTTGATCGATATCTATGACAAGGCGGATTATTCGACAGTGGATGTCTCCGCTATACGGTCAATGGTGCCGGATATTTAA
- the secA gene encoding preprotein translocase subunit SecA, whose protein sequence is MSFTSFITKLFGNKSTRDLKEIEPIVKQIEALEPEVKKLTIDQLRDRISDIRADIRNAVAPQKEENDRLKIEVEELPFDERQPVWDKIDRNEKIMLDTIEDKLNGHLPMVFAVVRETAARFAANETIVVKATELDRELAAQGKDFVSIDGENAIWKNHWMAGGNEIKWDMVHYRVQLIGGIVLHQGKIAEMATGEGKTLVATLPVFLRSLSGRGVHVVTVNDYLSKRDSEWMGPLYMFHGSTVDCIDKHQPNTPQRRAAYECDITFGTNNEFGFDYLRDNMAMTPGDMVQRKHYYAIVDEVDSVLIDDARTPLIISGPVPKGDDQLFDQYRANVEKVYEAQRRLVTKILAEAKTKIASEDKEVRKEGALLLFRAFKGLPKNGALIKFLSQDGMKNLMLETEAYYLQDNQREMPVVTDPLYFVIDEKNRSVELTDKGIDELTGKSDDPQFFVLPDIAALLSESETIADQVERARRKDELMQDYAVKAERVHTVTQLLKAYTLFEKDVEYVIDEGKIKIVDEQTGRIMEGRRYSDGLHQAIEAKEHVKVEAATQTFATITLQNYFRMYHKLAGMTGTAETEAGELWDIYKLDVVTIPTNRPVARIDMDDRVYKTKKEKYAAVIDEIQDMVSKGRPVLVGTTSVEISELLSRMLTMRHIPHNVLNAKLHQKEAEIVAHAGKQGMVTIATNMAGRGTDIKLSPEVKAAGGLAIIGTERHESRRVDRQLRGRSGRQGDPGSSVFYVSFEDQLMRLFATDRVMKMLDTLGLQEGERIESRMVTNAIGNAQKRVEENNFGIRKRLLEYDDVMNKQRTYIYNRRHHALLGERIGIDIANMMWDIIENMVNNTYPAAYQDLTMDLFRTLTIEVPFTQEEFKNMSKEDAVEKIHEAANEAFSRKRDRIIEVAMPVVTDCVENRGFKGRIAVPMTDGKRFFNLVVDIDEAYRTGCKSIVKEWHKAVLLVTIDELWKEHLRELDQLRQSVQNASYEQKDPLVIYKVESFHLFEAMLNQLNIKAMSTLMRGQIYVQQAPPQEPARAQVPSGEEENAVEQPAQPQPSSRPAPELKRAAPERREDYSKYQASRENLPGEAAQRAAAQGAGRSQQPTQPVKAGPRINRNDPCPCGSGKKYKNCHGRGL, encoded by the coding sequence ATGTCTTTTACTTCATTTATCACCAAGCTTTTCGGCAATAAGTCCACACGCGACCTTAAAGAGATCGAGCCGATAGTAAAGCAGATCGAGGCTCTTGAGCCCGAGGTGAAAAAACTCACTATAGATCAGTTGCGCGACAGGATTTCAGATATCCGCGCCGACATAAGGAATGCAGTGGCTCCTCAGAAGGAGGAGAACGATCGCCTTAAGATCGAGGTCGAGGAGCTACCGTTTGACGAGCGTCAGCCTGTCTGGGACAAGATCGACCGTAATGAGAAAATAATGCTTGACACCATTGAGGACAAGCTCAACGGTCACCTTCCAATGGTTTTTGCTGTAGTGCGTGAGACTGCCGCACGATTTGCCGCAAACGAGACCATCGTTGTCAAGGCTACCGAACTTGACCGTGAGCTTGCTGCCCAAGGCAAGGATTTTGTATCAATCGACGGCGAAAACGCCATCTGGAAGAACCATTGGATGGCAGGCGGAAACGAGATCAAATGGGATATGGTCCATTACCGCGTTCAGCTCATAGGTGGTATAGTGCTTCATCAGGGCAAGATTGCCGAGATGGCTACAGGCGAGGGAAAGACCCTTGTGGCTACACTACCTGTGTTCCTGCGCTCACTTTCCGGCCGTGGCGTTCATGTTGTCACTGTCAACGATTACCTGTCCAAACGTGACTCCGAATGGATGGGTCCGCTGTATATGTTCCATGGCTCGACTGTCGACTGCATCGACAAGCACCAGCCTAACACCCCTCAGCGTCGTGCAGCCTATGAGTGTGATATCACATTCGGTACCAATAATGAGTTCGGTTTTGACTATCTCCGCGACAATATGGCGATGACACCTGGCGACATGGTGCAGCGTAAGCATTACTATGCCATTGTCGATGAGGTTGACTCGGTGCTTATCGACGATGCACGTACACCTCTCATCATCTCCGGACCTGTGCCTAAGGGTGACGATCAGCTGTTTGACCAGTATCGTGCAAATGTGGAGAAGGTCTATGAGGCACAGCGTCGTCTCGTCACCAAGATTCTTGCAGAGGCGAAGACCAAGATCGCTTCTGAGGACAAGGAGGTAAGAAAGGAGGGCGCACTGTTGCTGTTCCGTGCATTCAAGGGGCTTCCCAAGAATGGCGCGCTCATCAAGTTCCTTTCCCAGGACGGCATGAAGAACCTGATGCTGGAGACCGAGGCTTATTATCTTCAGGACAATCAGCGTGAGATGCCGGTCGTCACCGATCCTCTCTATTTTGTTATTGATGAGAAGAACCGTAGCGTTGAGCTCACCGACAAAGGTATCGATGAGCTTACCGGCAAGAGCGATGATCCGCAGTTCTTCGTGCTCCCCGACATTGCCGCACTGCTCTCGGAGTCAGAGACTATTGCTGACCAGGTCGAGCGTGCACGCCGCAAGGATGAGCTGATGCAGGATTATGCCGTAAAGGCAGAGCGTGTCCATACTGTCACTCAGCTACTGAAGGCATACACACTCTTTGAGAAAGATGTGGAGTATGTGATCGACGAGGGCAAGATAAAGATTGTGGACGAGCAGACCGGACGTATCATGGAGGGTCGCCGCTATTCCGACGGACTGCATCAGGCTATTGAGGCTAAAGAGCATGTCAAGGTTGAGGCTGCTACCCAGACATTCGCCACAATCACCCTTCAGAACTATTTCCGTATGTATCATAAGCTCGCCGGTATGACCGGTACTGCCGAAACCGAGGCAGGTGAGCTTTGGGATATATACAAGCTCGATGTTGTCACTATTCCCACCAATCGTCCGGTGGCGCGTATCGACATGGACGACCGTGTGTATAAGACCAAGAAGGAGAAGTATGCTGCAGTGATCGACGAAATCCAGGATATGGTATCCAAAGGACGTCCTGTGCTCGTGGGAACCACTTCAGTGGAAATATCCGAACTTTTGAGCCGAATGCTCACAATGCGCCATATACCACATAATGTGCTCAATGCCAAGCTCCATCAGAAGGAGGCTGAGATTGTTGCTCATGCAGGTAAGCAGGGAATGGTCACAATCGCCACCAATATGGCGGGCCGTGGTACCGACATCAAGCTTTCGCCCGAGGTAAAGGCTGCCGGAGGTCTTGCTATTATCGGTACCGAGCGTCATGAGTCACGTCGTGTTGACCGCCAGTTGCGCGGACGTTCAGGCCGTCAGGGCGATCCGGGTTCCTCTGTGTTCTATGTATCATTCGAGGATCAGCTGATGCGCCTCTTCGCCACCGACCGTGTCATGAAGATGCTCGATACACTCGGACTTCAGGAAGGGGAGCGCATAGAGAGCCGTATGGTCACCAACGCTATAGGAAATGCTCAGAAGCGTGTTGAGGAGAATAACTTCGGTATCCGTAAGCGTCTCCTGGAGTACGATGATGTGATGAACAAGCAGCGTACCTACATCTATAACCGCCGTCATCACGCACTCCTTGGCGAGCGCATAGGTATTGATATTGCCAATATGATGTGGGATATCATCGAGAATATGGTCAACAACACCTATCCTGCCGCTTATCAGGATCTGACCATGGATCTTTTCCGCACGCTCACTATCGAAGTGCCCTTCACTCAGGAGGAGTTCAAGAATATGAGCAAGGAGGATGCTGTCGAGAAAATTCATGAAGCCGCCAACGAGGCTTTCAGCCGTAAGCGCGACCGTATCATCGAAGTGGCTATGCCTGTTGTTACCGATTGTGTGGAGAACCGCGGATTTAAGGGGCGCATTGCTGTGCCTATGACCGATGGGAAACGATTCTTCAATCTTGTGGTGGATATCGACGAGGCTTACCGCACAGGCTGCAAGTCGATCGTAAAGGAATGGCATAAGGCTGTGCTTCTCGTGACGATTGATGAGCTTTGGAAAGAGCACCTGCGCGAGCTTGACCAACTCCGCCAGAGCGTGCAGAATGCATCCTACGAGCAGAAAGACCCGCTGGTTATCTATAAGGTAGAATCTTTCCACCTTTTCGAAGCAATGCTCAATCAGCTTAATATTAAAGCGATGTCGACACTCATGCGTGGTCAGATATATGTTCAGCAGGCTCCTCCTCAGGAACCGGCAAGAGCGCAAGTGCCCTCCGGTGAGGAAGAAAATGCTGTAGAGCAGCCTGCTCAGCCACAGCCATCATCCCGCCCTGCTCCCGAGTTGAAACGTGCCGCCCCTGAGCGTCGTGAGGATTACTCGAAATATCAGGCATCGCGTGAGAATCTTCCCGGAGAGGCTGCACAGCGAGCAGCTGCCCAGGGTGCAGGTCGTTCTCAGCAGCCGACTCAGCCGGTAAAGGCCGGTCCGCGTATCAACCGTAACGACCCATGCCCATGCGGCTCTGGTAAGAAATATAAGAACTGCCACGGCAGAGGTCTCTAA